In one window of Pseudochaenichthys georgianus chromosome 5, fPseGeo1.2, whole genome shotgun sequence DNA:
- the LOC139433873 gene encoding zinc finger BED domain-containing protein 5-like, producing MVAVLEELATDKSMDRIVASLKQVPLSASTTARRVHVLAEDVQRLVLDEVKKAEHISVAIDESTDTTDISQLSVFVRYFDEKDFKEELLALIPLEGNTEIIFEKVEELFKKHGLLLQKVNLIVTDGAPAMVGKNRGMVSRFKNVAPKTNALHCLIHQSVLYAKLSGDLKDVMDKTMKIINFIRGNSSTQHRLFRKFVLESDATHDDLLLHNEVHWLSKGKAFEPFIELRDQVVEFVKQSKSKGAADYLCIMRDKTYMSNVVFLADIFSHLNALNLQLQGKEKSVVNLVEKLDAFRRKLDLFNTDLISGKLLHFNTLKTVGESNVTRNMKQFMTQLRENFSTRFDDFAITRDVLEFVRDPFSISLVGEFSANAKKLLQLDEAAIQIQLIDMQASSEMQAALRGAESLSTFWVSCPQDYGTLKTLAMYVLTMFGSTYTCESGFSK from the coding sequence ATGGTGGCAGTTTTGGAGGAACTCGCCACCGACAAATCCATGGATAGGATTGTGGCATCCTTGAAGCAAGTACCGCTCTCTGCTTCGACTACCGCCCGCCGGGTTCATGTGTTGGCGGAGGATGTTCAGCGACTTGTACTTGATGAGGTCAAGAAAGCTGAACATATATCTGTGGCTATTGACGaatccactgacaccactgatATATCACAGCTATCCGTCTTTGTCAGATACTTTGATGAAAAAGATTTTAAAGAAGAGCTGTTGGCTTTGATTCCACTGGAAGGTAATACGGAAATCATCTTTGAGaaggtggaggagctatttAAAAAACATGGCCTGTTATTACAGAAAGTCAACTTAATTGTGACAGATGGTGCTCCTGCCATGGTCGGCAAAAACAGGGGTATGGTGAGCAGATTTAAAAATGTTGCTCCAAAGACAAATGCCCTTCACTGTCTGATCCACCAAAGCGTGCTGTACGCCAAGCTAAGCGGGGATTTGAAAGATGTCATGGACAAAACAATGAAAATAATTAACTTCATAAGAGGGAATTCAAGTACCCAACATCGCCTCTTCCGCAAATTCGTGCTGGAATCGGATGCTACCCACGATGACCTCTTACTCCACAATGAAGTGCACTGGCTGAGCAAAGGTAAAGCCTTTGAGCCTTTCATTGAACTCAGGGATCAAGTTGTGGAGTTTGTCAAACAAAGTAAATCCAAAGGAGCAGCTGACTACCTGTGCATCATGCGAGACAAAACATACATGAGCAACGTCGTATTTTTAGCAGACATATTTTCACATTTGAATGCACTCAATCTGCAACTACAAGGCAAAGAAAAATCCGTGGTGAATTTGGTGGAAAAACTTGATGCCTTTCGGAGGAAACTGGATCTGTTCAACACAGATTTGATATCAGGGAAACTGCTGCACTTCAACACACTGAAGACAGTGGGGGAGAGTAACGTCACTCGTAATATGAAGCAATTCATGACACAGCTGAGGGAAAACTTCTCTACAAGATTTGATGACTTTGCCATAACCAGAGATGTCCTCGAATTTGTGCGTGACCCATTCTCGATCAGCCTAGTCGGAGAATTCTCTGCTAATGCGAAGAAGCTGCTGCAGTTGGATGAAGCGGCGATTCAGATTCAACTCATTGACATGCAGGCCTCCAGCGAGATGCAAGCTGCTCTCCGGGGTGCTGAAAGCTTGAGCACTTTTTGGGTGTCTTGTCCCCAAGACTATGGGACACTGAAGACGCTGGCTATGTATGTGCTCACCATGTTTGGGTCAACATACACATGTGAATCTGGGTTCTCAAAATGA